The following are encoded in a window of Chloroflexota bacterium genomic DNA:
- a CDS encoding RNA methyltransferase has protein sequence MAPAPVIRSVRNPTVAHVRSLQRGSARRRAGHTVVEGPKLVAEALHAGVVESVLCVEDPSPAAAAVVDEAAAQGVSVRRCTDGVFNAVADTETPQGVLAVIAAPDPPPVSGPALLLVLDGVQDPGNVGAMVRSAAAAGATGVICTPGTADAYGPKAMRAGAGGQFRVPIRKAAEPANLESLDAEADLYAASADAELTYHDIDWTGACGLIVGAESAGVSPAWRAASRAAVRVPMQREIESLNAAAAAAVILFEAARQRAADSTNKDPSARAH, from the coding sequence GTGGCTCCGGCGCCGGTCATCCGCAGTGTCCGCAACCCGACGGTTGCCCATGTGCGTTCCCTCCAGCGCGGGAGCGCGCGCCGCCGCGCCGGCCACACGGTCGTCGAGGGACCGAAGCTCGTGGCCGAGGCGTTGCATGCGGGCGTAGTTGAGTCGGTGCTGTGCGTGGAGGACCCATCACCAGCCGCCGCGGCAGTTGTCGACGAGGCCGCAGCGCAGGGAGTTTCCGTGCGCCGTTGCACCGACGGGGTATTCAACGCCGTCGCCGATACCGAGACACCACAAGGCGTGCTCGCGGTGATCGCCGCGCCGGACCCTCCGCCGGTTTCGGGCCCCGCGCTGCTCCTGGTCCTGGACGGCGTGCAAGACCCCGGCAACGTCGGCGCCATGGTTCGCAGCGCCGCCGCGGCGGGCGCGACGGGCGTGATCTGCACCCCGGGTACGGCGGATGCCTACGGTCCCAAGGCCATGCGGGCGGGCGCGGGCGGACAGTTTCGCGTGCCCATTCGGAAAGCGGCCGAACCGGCGAACCTCGAGTCGCTCGACGCCGAGGCCGATCTGTACGCGGCCAGCGCCGACGCCGAGCTGACCTACCACGACATCGACTGGACGGGCGCCTGCGGACTGATCGTGGGAGCTGAATCGGCGGGTGTTTCGCCCGCCTGGCGCGCCGCGAGCCGCGCCGCCGTGCGCGTGCCGATGCAGCGCGAGATTGAATCGCTCAACGCGGCCGCCGCGGCCGCCGTTATCCTGTTCGAGGCCGCGCGGCAGCGCGCGGCCGATTCCACGAATAAGGACCCGAGTGCGCGAGCGCATTGA
- the rplT gene encoding 50S ribosomal protein L20, giving the protein MARVKRSVASRKRRRRVLKAVRGHKGARSRQFKAAHEDLMHARQYAYAHRRTRRRDMRRGWILRINARARALGMTYSQFMHGLRRANIDLDRKVLADLALNEPEAFEDLVKAAQAAA; this is encoded by the coding sequence ATGGCACGAGTGAAGCGCAGCGTTGCCAGCCGCAAGCGCCGCCGCCGCGTTCTCAAGGCGGTGCGGGGCCACAAGGGCGCGCGCAGCCGTCAGTTCAAGGCCGCCCACGAAGACCTGATGCACGCGCGGCAGTACGCCTACGCCCACCGGCGCACGCGGCGGCGCGACATGCGGCGCGGCTGGATCCTTCGCATCAACGCGCGCGCTCGCGCCCTGGGCATGACCTACAGCCAGTTCATGCACGGGCTGCGGCGGGCCAACATCGACCTCGACCGCAAGGTGCTGGCGGACCTGGCGCTCAACGAGCCCGAGGCCTTCGAAGACCTGGTGAAGGCGGCGCAAGCCGCCGCCTAG
- a CDS encoding 50S ribosomal protein L35 yields MPKLKTRKAAVKRLRKTANGKVTCAKSTAQTLRRKKSSRARRSKGHEQPITGGQLKQAKRLLAG; encoded by the coding sequence ATGCCAAAACTCAAAACACGAAAAGCCGCCGTTAAGCGGCTGCGAAAAACCGCCAATGGCAAGGTGACGTGCGCCAAGAGCACGGCGCAGACCCTGCGGCGCAAGAAGAGCAGCCGTGCCCGCCGCAGCAAGGGCCACGAGCAGCCCATCACCGGCGGTCAGCTCAAGCAGGCCAAGCGCCTGCTCGCCGGATAG
- a CDS encoding metallophosphoesterase family protein, with amino-acid sequence MHIAAFADVHANLTALRAVLRDIDDHGPFDLIVSNGDQILGGPRPLETWRELERSGAYCLRGNTERDLGIGKFPPAPAGGQWRDRILEVFDWTMGAVPEDVRARAAGLPQRLDLSIDNGPLLVISHANGVNLDDFMWPDTDPSELDRLTGTPPPALLVVGHIHAPMDLKVGPTRVLRAGSVGLMYEANAYNQAHWTEITWDAPRRAWTAQPHAVTWDHTAEIAAGRAVGYPGTEILPGYERA; translated from the coding sequence ATGCACATTGCCGCATTCGCCGATGTCCACGCCAATCTGACCGCGCTGCGCGCGGTGCTGCGGGACATCGACGACCACGGGCCCTTCGATCTGATCGTGTCCAACGGCGATCAAATCCTCGGCGGGCCGCGTCCGCTCGAGACCTGGCGGGAGCTCGAGCGGTCCGGCGCCTATTGCCTGCGCGGCAACACCGAGCGCGATCTGGGCATCGGAAAGTTCCCACCAGCGCCCGCCGGCGGCCAATGGCGCGACCGCATCCTCGAGGTGTTCGACTGGACCATGGGCGCGGTGCCGGAGGATGTCCGCGCGAGGGCAGCCGGGCTGCCGCAGCGACTCGACCTGAGCATCGACAACGGGCCCCTGCTGGTCATCAGCCACGCCAATGGCGTCAATCTGGACGACTTCATGTGGCCGGATACCGATCCGTCGGAGCTTGACCGCTTGACCGGGACGCCCCCGCCGGCGTTGCTGGTCGTCGGGCATATCCACGCCCCGATGGACCTGAAGGTCGGGCCGACCCGCGTGCTGCGGGCGGGCAGCGTGGGCTTGATGTACGAAGCCAACGCTTACAACCAGGCCCATTGGACCGAGATCACCTGGGATGCGCCGCGACGCGCGTGGACGGCCCAGCCGCATGCCGTGACCTGGGACCACACCGCCGAGATCGCCGCGGGCCGCGCGGTTGGATATCCGGGCACGGAAATCCTGCCGGGATACGAGCGCGCCTAG
- a CDS encoding metal-sulfur cluster assembly factor, with product MSAPLAEETIRDALREVIDPEIGINIVDLGLIYEIELASAESDAHDVSVTMTLTTPGCPAGPQILQQVKQVVEAVPGVSSMDLDLTFSPLWNEEMLSEDVRWILGR from the coding sequence ATGAGCGCACCCTTGGCGGAAGAAACGATTCGCGACGCTTTGCGCGAGGTGATCGACCCCGAGATTGGCATCAACATCGTGGACCTGGGACTGATCTACGAGATCGAGCTGGCCTCCGCCGAGTCCGATGCCCACGACGTCTCGGTCACAATGACCCTGACGACGCCCGGATGCCCGGCCGGACCGCAAATCCTGCAGCAGGTGAAGCAGGTGGTGGAGGCGGTGCCCGGCGTGAGCAGCATGGATCTCGATCTCACGTTCAGCCCCTTGTGGAACGAGGAGATGCTGAGCGAGGACGTCCGCTGGATTCTGGGCCGGTAG